Within bacterium, the genomic segment GTTTCATTCACGCCGTGGTCTTGAAGCGTGAATTCCGGCTTCAAGTATTCGAGGAGCAGGCGGACGGCGCGCAGATCATCCCGGGCCAGGAAGGAAAGATCGAGATCGGCACGTTCGGGCGGGCGCTCTTCGTTCATTTCGGTCTCTCAGCAGCGACATCGCCACGACGGTTCAGTTGGGCCCTGAAGCAGGGGAGGTGCCGGGGGCTCGTTTCAGTTCTCAACTGTAATATTGGCTCATGAGACGCGCACTCGCCTTGCTCGCGGTTCTTCTCCTCTGGTTGCCGGGAGCCATAGCGGCTGCCGACAACGCCAAGGAACGCCGGGGTACGCAGATGCGAGGTCACGACCCGGTTCGTCCTCCGGGGCCGCAACCCAAGCCTGGCGCTGCGCCGCGGGTCTCCACCAAAGGCGGACGTTCTCGTTCTACCGCCCCTCCGCCATACACCCAACGGCCGCGTCAGCCGGACCCGGCCAGGAGTGCCTACGATTGGCTGGAAGGGCTCGCGGCCGCACCCGGACTCCTGATCGACATGGTCTGTTCGATGTCGAAGATCCGCATGACGCAAGATCTGAAGCTCGAACGCGATCGTTATCCCAACGGCCGAATGATGTTCCTGGAGTTCGAGGTCACGGTCGACGATCAAGGCGGAGGCATGGGACCGAAGAGCGGCTGCGTCATGGCCTGGAAGATCCCGGATTCCGGCATGGGCTGGCCCAACCCCCAGTCGACCGTGGCGACACTCAACGATGTCGGCAAGAGGCGAATCGTCTGGAATACGATCGGAACGGGAGACGATCTCAAGAATCTGGAGGCTGCAGTCAAGTTCGACATCGTGTCGCCATCGCCGGTGATGATCGGCGGGCCTTGCGCCACCGCGAGCGTCAATGCGACAGCGAGCATTCAATTCGACGGTCGCTTGATCCCGGTCGATGCAGCCTCCGTGGGGTTCGAGTGGTCCACCAGTGACCCGCCGGCCTGCAACTGACCGCCGGCCCGGGGCTTCGCGCTACGGGATCGAAGACGGAAACGCAGGTCCTGAAAGCCATCCAACCCGGAACCTATGCCGTCGGTGCGACACTGAAACGCGTCGATCTCGAGTTCATTCGGAGCCTGGCTTCAGACCCGGGGGCTGCAGACCGCCTGGCTCGGGAACTCTCTCTCGTCGAAACCCGATGGATCCAGGTCCATGTGGGGAATTCGATGACGGAGCCCGTTACCGTCAAGCCCGAATCCCTGACGATGGGCGCCGATCAGACCCAGCAGTTCTCGGCCTCGGGGCTCGATTGGGATGTCTGTCATGTGACCGATCTGACGAATGACGACCGCCTATCGTGGTCGACGGACGGCGGCGGTAGCGTCGCCGCTGGCTTGTACACGCCTCCCCTCTTCAAGCCAAGCAAGATCGAGATCGAATGGCCCTACCGTCCGGACCAGGTCGATTTCTGTACGTCGGCGAATTTCGAGGCGAAGGTCACCTTCGAAGACCCGGGTCCCCAGCGAGTCGTCGCCGCCTATGACTCCGAAGTGGGTGAGGCGGTCGTGGAGTTGACGCCGCCGCCGGAGCCGTACATCCGAGCCCGACTCAACTGGGATCCCGGTCGACACATCGGGACGTTCGGCTGGGGCGACCAACACGACCCCAAGCCCATGGTCGTCACGGCCACGTACACGGATGGTCCCCACACACTCTCGGAGCAGATCGAGATCGACGTCGTTGCGCCCAGTCCGTTCTTGGTGTTTCGGCGCTTGCCTGAGAAGGTACGAGTGGGCGCAACCCACGGGTTATTGGCCAAGTTGGGATTCGAGCGGATTCGAAATTGCGCGTTCGGTCTGGAGGACGTGACGGACGAGTCGAAGTTCACGGTGACTGCGCCGGACGACAGCATCAGCACGGACAAGTGGATCAAATTCGATCAGAACGGCAAGTACCACGTCCACGCGGAGTATGCGTTTCCGAATACCGGTAAAGTCCTCACGGTCGATCAGGATGTCGAAGCAACGAGCCTGCGGGCAACCGTTCGCGTCGGCCCGGTCACTCCAGGGCCCGCAACCGGGCAGAAGCCGTGACGGATTGCGTCCTTTACCCGAGAGCCCCCAGCAGGATGTGCAGGACCAGTGTGTAGACCAGCCCCGTGATGAGTCCGATTCCGATCAGGTTGAGCCATAATCCGGCGCGCAGCATGTCACCGATCTGAACCCGCCCGGAGCCGAAGACGACAGCGTTGGGTGGCGTGGCTACCGGGAGCATGAAGGCGCAGCTGGCGGCGACGGTCGCCGGCACGACGAGCACCAGCGGCTCGACGCCGAGACCTGGCGCAATGCCCGCGAGGATCGGCACCAGTGTCGCGGCGGTCGCCGTATTGCTGGTGATCTCGGTCAGGAAGATCATGCCCGTCACGACGGAGAGTACGAGCAGCCAGGTTGGGATATCGGCCAGGACTCGCACCTGCTCGCCAAGAAAAGCGCCGATGCCGTGAGCCTGGAGTGCTGCGGCCAGGCTCAGGCCGCCGCCGAACAAGAGCAGTAGGCCCCACGGGAGTTGCACGGCCGTCTCCCAGTTCATCACCGCTCCCTTGCCACGACCGGCTGGGAGGACGAACAAGGCCAGGGCGGCGATGATGGCGATACCGGGATCACTCAACCCAGCCAGAGGTTTCGCGTCTCCGATTTCGATGGCGCTGAGCCAGGGACGGGTCATCCAGGCCGTCGCCGCGAACAGGAAGATGCCGAGCGTGATCCATTCTGCGCGCTCCATCTGTCCGAGGGCGAGTGCCGCCTTCCGGAAGCTCGCTTCGCCGCCGGGAATTCGTCGGACACGGATGGGAAAGGCGACCCGGGTGAGCAGCCACCACGTGGTCGGGAGGAAGACCACGACGAGGGGAATGCCTACCGTCATCCAGCGGGCGAATCCGATCTCGATGCCCAGCTCCTGGCTCGCGAAGGATGCCATGAAGAGGTTCGGTGGCGTTCCGATCAGCGTTCCCACACCGCCGATCGAAGCGGCGTAGGCGATGCCAAGAAGGAGGGCGTTGGCAAAAGCGGA encodes:
- a CDS encoding DASS family sodium-coupled anion symporter translates to MLLPATDGPATSGAGILTAGARTTAGLAAWMAVWWMTEAIPLYATALLPLAVLPLAGARTIRETASPYAHELIFLFMGGFVLALAMQRWKLDRRIALAVLQRVGPRPGRIVAGFMGLTALFSMWVSNTATAVMMLPIAVSVIALLGEPPADAPETEGSVADASEGSAFANALLLGIAYAASIGGVGTLIGTPPNLFMASFASQELGIEIGFARWMTVGIPLVVVFLPTTWWLLTRVAFPIRVRRIPGGEASFRKAALALGQMERAEWITLGIFLFAATAWMTRPWLSAIEIGDAKPLAGLSDPGIAIIAALALFVLPAGRGKGAVMNWETAVQLPWGLLLLFGGGLSLAAALQAHGIGAFLGEQVRVLADIPTWLLVLSVVTGMIFLTEITSNTATAATLVPILAGIAPGLGVEPLVLVVPATVAASCAFMLPVATPPNAVVFGSGRVQIGDMLRAGLWLNLIGIGLITGLVYTLVLHILLGALG